The following are encoded in a window of Salmo trutta chromosome 9, fSalTru1.1, whole genome shotgun sequence genomic DNA:
- the LOC115200041 gene encoding LOW QUALITY PROTEIN: syntaxin-2-like (The sequence of the model RefSeq protein was modified relative to this genomic sequence to represent the inferred CDS: substituted 1 base at 1 genomic stop codon), whose translation MCMTQVEEVRGQIVKISSEVDEVRKRHSMILSAPNPDQTMEQSLPKDDVSNRASVDFRIQKTQHTVLSRKFVDVMTQYNKTQVSFRERSNXRIQRQLEITGRVTSNEELEDMLESGNSSIFTSDIISDSQIARQDLNEIESRHQDIIRLESSIRELHAMFMDMAMLVENQGDMVNSIEKNVSNAAEYIGRAKEETKKAVRY comes from the exons ATGTGCATGACTCAGGTGGAAGAGGTTAGGGGGCAGATTGTCAAAATATCTTCTGAAGTAGATGAGGTGAGGAAGAGGCACAGCATGATCCTGTCTGCACCCAATCCAGATCAGA CTATGGAGCAGAGCCTGCCCAAGGATGATGTTTCTAACAGGGCCTCAGTTGATTTCCGCATTCAGAAAACCCAG CACACAGTGCTCTCCAGGAAGTTTGTGGATGTCATGACTCAGTACAACAAGACTCAAGTGTCGTTTAGGGAGAGAAGCAATTGAAGGATCCAGAGACAGCTGGAGATAA CTGGGAGAGTGACTAGCAATGAGGAATTGGAGGACATGCTGGAGAGTGGAAACTCATCCATTTTTACATCTGAT ATTATTTCGGACTCTCAGATCGCGCGGCAGGACTTGAATGAGATTGAGTCACGGCACCAGGATATCATCCGCCTGGAGTCCAGCATCAGGGAGCTCCATGCCATGTTCATGGACATGGCCATGCTGGTGGAGAATCAG GGGGATATGGTCAACAGCATAGAGAAGAATGTCTCCAACGCAGCTGAATACATAGGCCGTGCCAAAGAGGAGACCAAAAAAGCCGTGAGATACTAG